In the genome of Actinomycetes bacterium, the window TCGGCGCGGTGGTACGGCGCTACGGGCATTTCGACACCGCCGAAGACGCCGTGCAAGAGGCCCTGATCGCGGCCACCACGCAGTGGCCGCACGACGGCATCCCGGACAATCCTCGCGCCTGGCTGATCGCGGTCGCCTCGCGCAGGCTGACCGACCTGCTGCGCAGCGAGCAGGCGCGCCAACGCCGTGAAGACACCGTCGCCCGGTGGATACTGCCCGACCGGTGGCTGGCGCCCGCCGCCGACCGGCCGGCGTCGGAGTCTGACGACACGCTCATCCTGCTGTTCATGTGTTGTCACCCCTCGCTGTCGCCGGCATCGCAGATCGCGCTGACCTTGCGGGCGGTCGGCGGCTTGACCACCGCGGAGGTCGCCCGTGCGTTTCTTGTGCCGGAGGCGACCATGACCCGACGCATCAGCCGGGCCAAGCAGCGCATCAAGGACAGCGGGATTCCCTTCGGCATGCCCCCGGGCCCGGAGCGCACCCAACGGCTCGGCGCGGTGCTCCACGTGCTCTACCTGATCTTCAACGAGGGCTACGCCGCTACATCAGGGCCGAGTCTGCAGCGCGCTGAGCTGTCGGCCGAAGCGGTCCGGCTGGCCCGCATGGTCCACCGGCTGCTGCCCGATGACGGCGAGGTGACGGGGCTGCTTGCGCTGATGTTGCTCACCGACGCGCGCCGGCCGGCGCGTACCGGGCCCGATGGCGGGTTGATCCCGATGGCCGAGCAGGACCGAAGCCGCTGGAACGCCGGCTGCATCGCTGAGGGCGTGGCGCTCATCACCGACGCGCTTCCCCGGGGGGCAACCGGCCCCTACCAGCTCCAGGCGGCGATCGCCGCGATCCACGACGAGGCGCCATGTGCCGAGGCGACCGACTGGCCACAGATCATGGCGCTGTATGCGCTGCTTCTGCGGACCTCCGACAACCCCGTGGTGGCGCTGAACCACGCCGTCGCGGTGGCCATGGTCCAAGGCGCGCACGCGGGGCTTGACCTGCTCGGAAGGCTCGAGGCCGACGAGCGGACCGCTGGGGACCACCGGCTCCACGCGGTCCGCGCGCACCTGCT includes:
- a CDS encoding sigma-70 family RNA polymerase sigma factor, with product MTGNNVEGLLRRLAPQVLGAVVRRYGHFDTAEDAVQEALIAATTQWPHDGIPDNPRAWLIAVASRRLTDLLRSEQARQRREDTVARWILPDRWLAPAADRPASESDDTLILLFMCCHPSLSPASQIALTLRAVGGLTTAEVARAFLVPEATMTRRISRAKQRIKDSGIPFGMPPGPERTQRLGAVLHVLYLIFNEGYAATSGPSLQRAELSAEAVRLARMVHRLLPDDGEVTGLLALMLLTDARRPARTGPDGGLIPMAEQDRSRWNAGCIAEGVALITDALPRGATGPYQLQAAIAAIHDEAPCAEATDWPQIMALYALLLRTSDNPVVALNHAVAVAMVQGAHAGLDLLGRLEADERTAGDHRLHAVRAHLLEMAGDRVAARDSYQAAARRTTSLPQQRYLRARAARLNDDQ